In Leisingera methylohalidivorans DSM 14336, a single genomic region encodes these proteins:
- a CDS encoding 2Fe-2S iron-sulfur cluster-binding protein, protein MARFHDLEVTDVRKTIRDAVVVTLKPAGGAAEEFNFTQGQYLTFRRDFDGEELRRSYSICAGRDEGILQVGIKRVDGGAFSTWANTELKAGDTIQAMPPMGSFFTPLDTGAEKHYLGFAGGSGVTPVLSILKTTLAAEPKASFTLVYANKGVNTIMFREELEDLKNIYMGRFNVIHVLETDAQEIDLFTGLVTEDKCAQLFEHWIDIKSVDTAFICGPEPMMLGIAAALRTAGLDDSQIKFELFASAQPGRAKRKVQSADAGTGANQTKAAITLDGATQTVEMGKDMTLLDAALENAMDAPYACKAGVCSTCRCKVLEGEVEMVANHALEDYEVEKGYVLSCQAYPVTDNVVVDYDQ, encoded by the coding sequence ATGGCGCGCTTTCACGACCTTGAAGTCACCGACGTCCGCAAGACCATCCGCGATGCGGTGGTTGTCACCCTGAAGCCCGCGGGCGGCGCAGCTGAAGAGTTCAATTTCACCCAAGGCCAGTATCTGACCTTCCGCCGCGACTTTGACGGCGAGGAGCTGCGCCGCAGCTATTCGATCTGTGCAGGCCGCGATGAGGGCATCCTGCAAGTCGGCATCAAACGTGTCGACGGCGGCGCCTTTTCGACCTGGGCCAACACCGAACTGAAGGCCGGCGACACCATCCAGGCAATGCCGCCGATGGGCAGCTTCTTCACGCCCCTCGATACCGGCGCCGAGAAGCATTACCTGGGTTTTGCAGGCGGTTCCGGCGTCACCCCGGTGCTGTCGATCCTCAAGACCACACTGGCGGCCGAGCCGAAAGCCTCCTTCACGCTGGTCTACGCCAACAAGGGCGTCAACACGATCATGTTCCGCGAGGAGCTGGAGGATCTGAAGAACATCTACATGGGCCGCTTCAACGTGATCCATGTGCTGGAAACGGATGCGCAGGAAATCGACCTGTTCACCGGCCTGGTGACCGAAGACAAATGCGCCCAGCTGTTCGAGCATTGGATCGACATCAAATCGGTCGACACCGCCTTCATCTGCGGTCCGGAACCGATGATGCTGGGCATCGCCGCGGCGCTGCGCACCGCAGGATTGGACGACAGCCAGATCAAGTTCGAGCTGTTCGCCTCTGCCCAGCCGGGCCGCGCCAAACGCAAGGTTCAGTCAGCGGATGCAGGGACCGGCGCCAATCAGACCAAGGCCGCCATTACCCTGGACGGTGCCACCCAGACCGTTGAAATGGGCAAAGACATGACCCTGCTCGATGCCGCGCTGGAAAACGCCATGGACGCGCCATACGCCTGCAAGGCCGGCGTCTGCTCCACCTGCCGCTGCAAGGTGCTGGAAGGCGAAGTCGAAATGGTCGCCAATCACGCGCTGGAGGATTACGAGGTCGAAAAGGGCTATGTGCTGTCCTGCCAGGCCTATCCGGTGACGGACAATGTCGTGGTCGACTACGACCAGTAA
- the paaD gene encoding 1,2-phenylacetyl-CoA epoxidase subunit PaaD, giving the protein MSQVTTQPSTTRIWEWLDAVPDPEIPVISLVDLGIIRDVAWEGETLVVSVTPTYSGCPATAVIALDIETALRDRGITDLKLKTRISPAWTTDWLSEKGRAMLEAYGIAPPQAAGGPEKCPNCGSTHVTKVSQFGSTPCKAHWRCQDCLEPFDYFKCI; this is encoded by the coding sequence ATGAGCCAAGTGACAACTCAGCCAAGCACCACCCGGATCTGGGAGTGGCTCGACGCCGTGCCGGACCCGGAAATCCCGGTGATCTCGCTGGTGGATCTGGGCATCATCCGCGATGTGGCCTGGGAAGGCGAAACTCTGGTTGTCAGCGTCACCCCGACCTATTCCGGCTGCCCGGCAACTGCGGTGATCGCCTTGGATATCGAAACCGCGCTCCGCGACCGCGGCATTACGGATCTGAAACTGAAAACCCGGATTTCCCCGGCCTGGACCACCGACTGGCTGTCAGAGAAAGGCCGCGCCATGCTGGAGGCTTACGGTATCGCCCCGCCCCAGGCCGCCGGCGGCCCCGAGAAATGCCCGAACTGCGGCAGCACACATGTCACCAAGGTCAGCCAGTTCGGCTCGACCCCCTGCAAGGCCCACTGGCGCTGCCAGGACTGCCTCGAACCCTTTGATTATTTCAAGTGCATCTGA
- the paaC gene encoding 1,2-phenylacetyl-CoA epoxidase subunit PaaC: MSTPVSKDEAFLQFLLRMGDNTLILGHRVSEWCGHAPALEEDIALANTALDMIGQTQMWLGLAAEVQGEGKSADDLAFLRDAWDFRNVLLVEVPNHDFGRTLMRQFLFDAWHSIQLGRLMKSSDERVAAIAGKASKEAAYHLERSADTVVSLGDGTEESHRRMQEALDYLWPYAGEMFQSDDVDAAMVMAGIAPDPAALREEYDALVTRILTDATLTIPESRFAHKGGRNGAMHTEHLGHLLTQMQWLQRAYPGAKW; the protein is encoded by the coding sequence ATGAGCACCCCTGTTTCCAAGGATGAGGCCTTTCTGCAGTTCCTGCTGCGGATGGGCGACAACACCCTGATCCTGGGCCATCGGGTCAGCGAATGGTGCGGCCACGCGCCGGCGCTGGAGGAAGACATCGCGCTGGCCAACACCGCGCTGGACATGATCGGCCAGACCCAGATGTGGCTTGGCCTCGCGGCCGAGGTGCAGGGTGAGGGCAAATCCGCCGACGACCTCGCCTTTCTGCGCGACGCCTGGGATTTCCGCAATGTGCTGCTGGTAGAGGTGCCGAACCACGATTTCGGCCGCACCCTGATGCGCCAGTTCCTGTTTGACGCCTGGCATTCGATCCAGCTGGGGCGGCTGATGAAATCCTCCGACGAACGGGTCGCGGCGATTGCCGGAAAAGCCAGCAAAGAGGCGGCCTATCACCTGGAACGCTCCGCCGATACCGTGGTGAGCCTGGGCGACGGCACCGAGGAAAGCCACCGCCGGATGCAGGAGGCGCTGGACTATCTCTGGCCCTACGCGGGTGAGATGTTCCAGTCTGATGACGTCGACGCCGCAATGGTCATGGCGGGTATCGCCCCCGATCCGGCGGCCTTGCGCGAGGAATACGACGCGCTGGTCACCCGCATCCTGACCGACGCGACGCTGACCATCCCGGAGAGCCGCTTCGCCCATAAGGGCGGCCGGAACGGTGCGATGCACACCGAGCATTTGGGTCATCTGCTGACCCAGATGCAATGGCTGCAGCGCGCCTATCCCGGCGCCAAGTGGTAA
- the paaB gene encoding 1,2-phenylacetyl-CoA epoxidase subunit PaaB, producing MKNEWPLWEVFIRGQHGMSHRHVGSLHAPDAEMAIKNARDVYTRRNEGVSIWVVEANRIAASSPSDKGPLYEPAESKVYRHPTFFDIPEDVGAM from the coding sequence ATGAAAAACGAATGGCCCCTCTGGGAAGTCTTCATCCGCGGCCAGCACGGGATGAGCCACCGCCACGTCGGTTCCCTGCATGCGCCGGACGCCGAAATGGCGATCAAGAACGCCCGCGACGTCTATACCCGCCGCAACGAAGGCGTGTCGATCTGGGTGGTCGAGGCCAACCGCATCGCCGCCTCATCGCCCAGCGACAAAGGCCCGCTCTATGAACCGGCCGAGTCCAAGGTCTACCGCCATCCGACCTTCTTCGACATTCCCGAAGACGTGGGGGCAATGTGA
- the paaA gene encoding 1,2-phenylacetyl-CoA epoxidase subunit PaaA, giving the protein MYAQMVKSEATQDDPEQLAAFQARIDAGEKIEPKDWMPEGYRKTLIRQIGQHAHSEIVGQLPEGNWITRAPTLERKAILLAKVQDEAGHGLYLYCAAETLGVSRDEMTEMLLDGRMKYSSIFNYPTLNWADIGAVGWLVDGAAIMNQVPLQRTSFGPYSRAMIRVCKEESFHQRQGYDAIRKMAEGTPEQKKMAQDALNRLWYPSLMMFGPSDKDSVHSAQSMAWKIKMNTNDELRQKFVDQTVPQAEFLGLTVPDPDLKWNEERGHYDYTDPDWDEFFEVIQGNGPCNTDRLAARNKAWDHGAWVRDGMLAYARKKAARKHAAE; this is encoded by the coding sequence ATGTATGCTCAGATGGTCAAATCCGAGGCGACCCAGGACGATCCCGAACAGCTGGCGGCCTTTCAGGCGCGCATCGACGCGGGTGAGAAGATCGAGCCCAAGGACTGGATGCCCGAAGGCTACCGCAAGACGCTGATCCGCCAGATCGGTCAGCACGCCCATTCCGAAATCGTCGGTCAGCTGCCCGAGGGCAACTGGATCACCCGCGCGCCGACGCTGGAGCGCAAGGCGATCCTGCTCGCCAAGGTGCAGGATGAGGCCGGTCACGGCCTGTACCTGTACTGTGCGGCGGAAACGCTGGGCGTGTCCCGTGACGAGATGACGGAAATGCTGCTGGACGGGCGCATGAAGTATTCGTCGATCTTCAACTACCCGACGCTGAACTGGGCCGATATCGGCGCAGTCGGCTGGCTGGTCGACGGGGCCGCGATCATGAACCAGGTGCCGCTGCAGCGGACTTCCTTCGGCCCCTACTCCCGCGCGATGATCCGGGTCTGCAAAGAGGAAAGCTTTCACCAGCGCCAGGGCTATGACGCCATCCGCAAGATGGCCGAGGGCACGCCCGAGCAAAAAAAGATGGCCCAGGATGCGCTGAACCGCCTTTGGTATCCGTCGCTGATGATGTTCGGCCCCTCCGACAAGGATTCGGTCCATTCGGCGCAGTCGATGGCCTGGAAGATCAAGATGAACACCAATGACGAGCTGCGCCAGAAGTTCGTCGACCAGACCGTGCCGCAGGCTGAGTTCCTTGGCCTGACTGTCCCCGACCCGGACCTGAAATGGAACGAGGAACGCGGCCATTACGATTACACCGACCCGGACTGGGATGAGTTCTTTGAGGTGATCCAGGGCAACGGCCCGTGCAACACCGACCGGCTCGCCGCCCGCAACAAGGCCTGGGACCACGGCGCCTGGGTGCGCGACGGGATGCTGGCCTATGCCAGAAAGAAAGCCGCCCGCAAGCACGCCGCCGAATAA
- the pcaF gene encoding 3-oxoadipyl-CoA thiolase, with translation MDAFICDATRTPIGRYGGALSQLRTDDLAALPIAALAARNPDADWGSLDDVILGDANQAGESNRNVARMAALLAGLPATVPGTTINRLCASGMDAVGMASRGIKAGDYDMAIAGGVESMSRAPFVMPKATAAFTRANAVYDTTIGWRFVNPQMEKMYGTDSMPQTADNVAADYGISREDQDAFAARSQARWAAAHGAGIFKDEITPVTIPQRKGDPLVVDTDEHPRPGTSAEKLAGLKGVNGPDKTVTAGNASGVNDGAAAILMASEAAAAKNGLKPMARIVGMAAAGVEPRIMGIGPVPATRKVLARTGLTIEQMDVIELNEAFASQGLATLRELGIADDAPHVNPNGGAIAIGHPLGMSGARLVLTAAYQLQRSGGRYALCTMCVGVGQGTALILERV, from the coding sequence ATGGATGCTTTCATCTGCGATGCCACCCGCACCCCGATCGGCCGCTACGGCGGCGCGCTAAGCCAGCTGCGCACCGATGACCTGGCCGCCTTGCCGATTGCGGCCTTGGCCGCGCGCAACCCGGATGCAGATTGGGGTTCGCTGGATGACGTGATCCTGGGGGACGCCAATCAGGCCGGTGAAAGCAACCGCAACGTCGCCCGCATGGCGGCGCTGCTGGCGGGCCTGCCCGCCACCGTTCCCGGCACCACCATCAACCGGCTTTGCGCGTCCGGCATGGATGCGGTCGGCATGGCGTCGCGCGGCATCAAGGCAGGCGATTATGACATGGCCATCGCCGGCGGGGTTGAGAGCATGAGCCGCGCGCCCTTTGTGATGCCCAAGGCAACTGCCGCCTTCACCCGCGCCAATGCGGTTTATGACACCACCATCGGCTGGCGCTTCGTGAACCCGCAGATGGAGAAGATGTACGGCACCGATTCCATGCCGCAGACCGCCGACAACGTCGCTGCGGATTACGGCATCTCCCGCGAGGATCAGGACGCCTTTGCCGCCCGCAGCCAGGCCCGCTGGGCCGCAGCGCACGGGGCGGGTATTTTCAAGGACGAGATCACCCCTGTGACGATCCCCCAGCGCAAGGGCGATCCGCTGGTGGTAGACACCGACGAACACCCCCGCCCCGGCACTTCGGCTGAAAAGCTGGCGGGCCTCAAGGGAGTCAATGGCCCGGACAAGACGGTGACCGCGGGCAATGCCTCCGGCGTCAATGACGGCGCCGCCGCGATCCTGATGGCGAGTGAGGCTGCTGCCGCAAAGAACGGCCTGAAACCTATGGCCCGCATCGTCGGCATGGCTGCCGCAGGTGTGGAGCCGCGCATCATGGGCATCGGCCCGGTGCCCGCCACCCGCAAGGTGCTGGCGCGCACCGGCCTGACCATCGAGCAGATGGACGTGATCGAACTGAACGAGGCTTTTGCCAGCCAGGGCCTTGCCACGCTGCGCGAACTTGGCATCGCGGATGACGCGCCCCATGTTAACCCCAATGGCGGTGCGATTGCGATCGGCCACCCGCTGGGCATGTCCGGCGCGCGGCTGGTGCTGACCGCCGCCTATCAGTTGCAGCGCAGCGGTGGCCGTTATGCGCTGTGTACCATGTGCGTTGGTGTCGGACAGGGGACAGCCCTGATCCTGGAACGCGTGTAA
- a CDS encoding N-acetyltransferase: MNFLNSHAFPPAHAPPASPPKAKHIMSDIPNPGSIRAARPEDASCLAVLSIEVWIGTYLRQGISSIFADYALGQFTRGHFLDLLNRSAETLLVSENREGIDGYIRVSHGNPCPGRSSSATEISTLYVQPRHQGRGLGQALLAAGIEACRSNGWNAPWLATNSENKGAIAFYLSHGFERAGQTHFQVQDRLYPNDVLRCIDF, from the coding sequence ATGAATTTCCTTAACAGCCATGCATTTCCCCCGGCGCACGCCCCGCCCGCAAGTCCTCCAAAGGCAAAGCATATTATGAGCGATATACCCAACCCCGGATCAATCCGCGCAGCCAGACCCGAAGACGCCTCCTGTCTTGCGGTCCTCTCCATCGAAGTGTGGATCGGCACATATTTGCGCCAAGGCATCAGCAGTATCTTTGCGGATTACGCGCTTGGCCAGTTTACCCGCGGCCACTTCCTCGACCTCCTGAACCGCTCTGCAGAAACGCTGCTGGTTTCAGAAAACCGCGAGGGAATTGACGGCTACATCCGGGTATCACACGGCAACCCGTGCCCGGGCCGCAGCAGTTCTGCAACTGAAATCTCGACGCTTTACGTTCAGCCCCGGCACCAGGGTCGGGGCCTGGGACAAGCCCTGCTCGCTGCGGGGATTGAGGCCTGCCGCAGCAACGGCTGGAACGCCCCGTGGCTTGCCACCAATTCCGAAAACAAGGGGGCCATCGCCTTCTATCTCAGCCATGGTTTTGAAAGGGCAGGCCAAACCCATTTTCAGGTTCAAGACAGACTCTACCCCAATGACGTCCTGCGCTGCATTGATTTTTAG
- a CDS encoding sulfatase-like hydrolase/transferase, protein MNILYIMFDQLRFDYLSCAGHPHLQTPHIDALAARGVRFTRAYVQSPTCGSSRMSSYTGRYPSSHGVQFNGYPLRVGEWTMGDHLRKAGMGCHLIGKTHMVADADGMQRLGLAPDSVIGVRQSECGFDPYVRDDGLWAEGPDGFYDAKRSPYNEYLKEKGYPGGNPWNDFANAGVEGGDVASGWFMVNADKPANIAEEDSETPWLTTRAMEFIDQAEAPWCAHLSYIKPHWPYIVPAPYHGMYGPEHVLPVVRSDAEREDAHPVFQGMMNNQIGKTFSRDEVREKVIPAYMGLIKQADDQMGRLFGWLEDTGRMQDTMIVVTSDHGDYLGDHWLGEKNLFHDPSIKVPLIIYDPRADADAARGTTCDELVEAIDLLPTFLEAAGGDPAPHILEGRSLMPFLRGESPDWREYAVAEFDYSTMPLCGKLELEPKDARLFMVTDKRWKFMHAEGGLRPMLFDMENDPDELVDLAKGEAHQEVIDLMYDRLLEWGLRMSQRITLSDAQIKARRGTSGRKGILLGVYEADELAPELTEKYRRPVPQ, encoded by the coding sequence ATGAACATTCTCTACATCATGTTCGACCAACTGCGGTTCGATTACCTCAGTTGTGCGGGCCATCCGCATCTGCAGACGCCGCATATCGACGCGCTGGCGGCCAGGGGTGTGCGGTTCACCCGCGCTTATGTGCAGTCGCCTACCTGCGGCTCGTCGCGGATGTCGAGCTATACGGGGCGTTACCCGTCCAGCCATGGGGTGCAGTTCAACGGCTACCCTTTGCGGGTGGGGGAGTGGACCATGGGCGACCACCTGCGCAAGGCGGGGATGGGCTGCCACCTGATCGGCAAGACCCATATGGTGGCGGATGCCGACGGGATGCAGCGGCTGGGGCTGGCGCCGGACAGCGTGATCGGCGTGCGGCAGTCGGAATGCGGCTTTGACCCCTATGTGCGCGATGACGGGCTGTGGGCGGAAGGGCCGGATGGGTTCTATGACGCAAAGCGCAGCCCCTATAACGAGTACCTGAAAGAAAAGGGGTATCCGGGCGGCAACCCCTGGAACGACTTTGCCAATGCAGGCGTCGAGGGCGGCGATGTGGCCTCTGGCTGGTTCATGGTCAATGCGGACAAGCCCGCCAATATCGCCGAGGAAGACAGCGAAACGCCCTGGCTGACCACCCGGGCGATGGAGTTTATCGATCAGGCCGAAGCCCCTTGGTGCGCGCATCTGAGCTACATCAAACCGCATTGGCCCTATATCGTTCCCGCGCCCTATCACGGCATGTACGGGCCGGAGCATGTGCTGCCGGTGGTGCGCTCAGACGCTGAGCGCGAGGACGCGCATCCGGTGTTTCAAGGCATGATGAACAACCAGATCGGCAAAACCTTCAGCCGGGACGAGGTGCGCGAGAAGGTGATCCCCGCCTATATGGGGCTGATCAAACAGGCGGACGACCAGATGGGCCGCCTGTTCGGCTGGCTGGAGGACACCGGCCGGATGCAGGACACGATGATCGTGGTGACTTCGGACCATGGCGATTATCTGGGCGATCACTGGCTGGGGGAGAAGAACCTGTTCCATGACCCCTCGATCAAGGTGCCGCTGATCATTTACGATCCGCGCGCGGATGCGGATGCTGCACGTGGAACAACCTGTGATGAACTGGTCGAGGCGATCGACCTGTTGCCGACGTTCCTGGAAGCGGCGGGCGGCGATCCGGCGCCGCATATTTTGGAGGGGCGCTCGCTGATGCCGTTCTTGCGCGGGGAAAGCCCGGACTGGCGGGAGTATGCGGTGGCCGAGTTCGACTATTCCACCATGCCGCTGTGCGGGAAGTTGGAACTGGAGCCCAAGGATGCGCGGCTGTTCATGGTGACGGACAAACGCTGGAAGTTCATGCATGCCGAGGGCGGGCTGCGGCCGATGCTGTTCGATATGGAAAACGACCCGGATGAACTGGTGGATCTGGCCAAGGGAGAAGCCCATCAGGAGGTCATCGACCTGATGTATGACCGGCTGCTGGAATGGGGCCTCAGGATGTCGCAGCGGATCACTTTGTCGGATGCGCAGATCAAGGCGCGGCGCGGCACATCCGGCCGCAAGGGTATCCTGCTGGGGGTCTATGAGGCCGATGAGCTGGCCCCTGAGCTGACAGAGAAATACCGCAGGCCGGTGCCGCAGTAA
- a CDS encoding GntR family transcriptional regulator codes for MAGQTEQVLNAILQDIESGRLVPGAPLEEGELVDRHGVSRTPVREAFIQLEAIGLIKRLPRKGAVLFKPTLEEFLAILEVHAQLEGQAAALAARRLSPAQASELDAAVAACERHAAEQGDGDPAGYYQLNLRFHACVAEGSGNPFLVEMIKTNARKLMAYYRARYRYPGAIAQSAKEHREIAALIFAHDREGAETAMISHVQFDQVTVMDLLAALG; via the coding sequence ATGGCAGGGCAGACGGAACAGGTTCTGAACGCAATTCTTCAGGACATCGAGTCCGGCCGGCTGGTGCCCGGCGCGCCGCTGGAGGAGGGCGAGCTGGTGGACCGCCACGGTGTCTCCCGCACGCCGGTGCGCGAGGCCTTCATCCAGCTGGAGGCCATCGGGCTGATCAAGCGGCTGCCGCGCAAAGGCGCGGTGCTGTTCAAGCCGACGCTGGAGGAATTCCTGGCGATTCTGGAAGTGCATGCCCAGCTGGAAGGGCAGGCCGCGGCACTGGCGGCACGGCGGCTGTCTCCGGCACAGGCCAGCGAGCTGGACGCAGCGGTTGCCGCTTGCGAGCGGCATGCAGCGGAGCAGGGCGATGGTGATCCGGCGGGCTATTACCAGCTGAACCTGCGGTTTCATGCCTGTGTAGCCGAAGGGTCGGGCAATCCGTTTCTGGTCGAGATGATCAAAACCAACGCCCGCAAGCTGATGGCCTATTACCGGGCGCGATACCGCTATCCCGGCGCCATTGCGCAGTCGGCCAAGGAGCACCGGGAGATTGCCGCGCTGATCTTTGCCCATGACCGTGAGGGGGCGGAGACGGCGATGATCTCCCATGTTCAGTTCGATCAGGTGACGGTGATGGATCTGCTGGCAGCGCTGGGCTGA
- a CDS encoding type 1 glutamine amidotransferase — translation MHLAILMTNTDESEFARARPKDGEKFTGLIQMARPDWRTSVFSVKDGAFPQDLFAFDGAMITGSPASVRSGAPWVTQLLELIRTARTRRFPLFGACFGHQAIALALGGTLDHNPDGWVHGLTRNQLVNRPGWAGGLPDEVNLYGAHCECVATLPEGAAPFSTSCGINSGFTLGRHIFTTQHHPEMSHDFITALTEELRETLGSKVYARALNSLAGRADQKTFAECLARFFEQARQS, via the coding sequence ATGCATCTGGCCATCCTGATGACCAACACCGACGAAAGCGAGTTTGCCCGGGCCCGCCCGAAGGACGGAGAGAAATTCACCGGCCTCATACAGATGGCGCGGCCGGATTGGCGCACCTCTGTGTTTTCCGTGAAGGACGGCGCGTTCCCGCAGGACCTGTTTGCCTTTGACGGCGCAATGATCACCGGCAGCCCGGCCTCGGTCCGCTCCGGCGCGCCCTGGGTCACGCAGCTGCTGGAGCTGATCCGCACGGCCCGCACCCGCCGCTTTCCGCTGTTCGGCGCCTGTTTCGGCCATCAGGCCATCGCGCTGGCGCTTGGCGGCACGCTCGATCACAACCCGGACGGCTGGGTGCACGGGCTGACCCGCAACCAGCTGGTGAACCGCCCCGGCTGGGCCGGCGGCCTGCCGGATGAGGTAAATCTCTACGGCGCGCACTGTGAATGCGTCGCCACCCTGCCCGAGGGGGCCGCCCCCTTCAGCACCTCTTGCGGAATCAATAGCGGCTTCACCCTTGGGCGCCATATCTTCACCACCCAGCACCACCCGGAGATGAGCCACGATTTCATCACTGCCCTGACCGAAGAGCTGCGCGAAACCCTTGGTTCCAAAGTCTACGCCCGTGCGCTGAACAGCCTTGCCGGACGCGCCGACCAGAAAACCTTTGCCGAATGCCTCGCCCGCTTCTTCGAACAGGCCCGGCAGAGCTGA
- a CDS encoding cytochrome P450 gives MTVWTPADDGHADLSSHDAFVHGPPHNTFARLRREDPLHWTEYAGGENFWSVTRYEDITVMNKNTEVFSSARGIRMEDQSYEEYLARRTFQETDPPEHSKVRMKLLKAFSKTTMAQYEQDIRDLCADILDQALAKGEFDATREIARQLPMRMLGRVVGLPEADLPWLVEKGDALIANTDPDFTSHVLDRMQTDEFRMMPFNSPAGAELYVYAKELMEAKAKTGDTAGVLNLILAPAKDGSVITETEFRNFFCLLVAAGNDTTRYSIAAGIQAMCRQPELLAQMQAGGAVWDTAADEIIRWATPALYFRRTATRDVEMHGKTIGAGDKVLYWFASANRDDGYFEDPFHVNLHRSPNRHLSFGQFGPHVCLGMWLARLEVTVLFQELAKRIRHIESAGPHKFLRSNFVGGIKALPVRVEAA, from the coding sequence ATGACAGTCTGGACCCCCGCGGATGACGGCCATGCGGATCTGAGCAGCCATGATGCCTTTGTCCATGGCCCGCCGCACAACACCTTTGCCCGGCTGCGCCGCGAGGATCCGCTGCATTGGACCGAATATGCAGGCGGTGAAAACTTCTGGTCGGTCACCCGCTATGAAGACATCACGGTGATGAACAAAAATACCGAGGTGTTTTCTTCGGCCCGGGGGATCCGGATGGAGGATCAGTCTTACGAGGAATACCTGGCGCGGCGGACCTTTCAGGAAACCGACCCGCCGGAACATTCCAAGGTGCGGATGAAGCTGCTGAAAGCGTTCTCAAAAACCACAATGGCGCAGTATGAGCAGGATATCCGGGATTTGTGCGCGGATATTCTGGATCAGGCGCTGGCCAAGGGGGAGTTTGACGCCACCAGGGAGATCGCCCGGCAGCTGCCGATGCGGATGCTGGGCCGGGTGGTGGGCCTGCCGGAGGCGGACCTGCCTTGGCTGGTGGAGAAGGGCGATGCGCTGATTGCCAATACCGACCCGGATTTCACCTCCCATGTGCTGGACAGGATGCAGACGGATGAGTTCCGGATGATGCCGTTCAATTCGCCTGCCGGTGCGGAGCTTTATGTCTATGCCAAAGAACTGATGGAGGCGAAGGCGAAGACGGGCGACACTGCGGGGGTGCTGAACCTGATCCTGGCGCCAGCCAAGGATGGGTCTGTCATCACCGAGACCGAGTTCCGCAACTTCTTCTGCCTGCTGGTGGCGGCGGGCAATGACACCACGCGTTATTCGATTGCGGCGGGCATTCAGGCGATGTGCCGCCAGCCGGAACTGCTGGCGCAGATGCAGGCGGGCGGCGCGGTCTGGGACACCGCCGCGGATGAGATCATCCGCTGGGCGACGCCTGCGCTCTATTTCCGCCGCACTGCGACGCGGGATGTGGAGATGCATGGCAAGACCATCGGGGCAGGCGACAAGGTGCTGTACTGGTTTGCCTCGGCCAACAGGGATGACGGGTATTTTGAAGATCCATTTCACGTGAATCTGCACCGCAGCCCGAACCGGCATCTGTCGTTCGGCCAGTTCGGCCCGCATGTCTGCCTGGGCATGTGGCTGGCGCGGCTGGAGGTGACGGTGCTGTTTCAGGAACTGGCTAAGCGCATCCGGCATATCGAATCCGCCGGGCCGCACAAGTTTCTGCGGTCGAATTTCGTGGGCGGCATCAAGGCGCTGCCGGTGCGGGTGGAAGCCGCGTGA